The following nucleotide sequence is from Rhodospirillales bacterium.
TTACCTGCGCGTGGAAAACGAAAAGCATCAGGTGCGCAACGCCTTCGGTATGTACGTCTCGCGAGACGTGATGCGCGATCTAGAAAAAAATCCCGATAAGCTAAAGCTTGGTGGGGAGAATAAAGACCTCACGGTGATGTTTACGGATATTCGCCAGTTCACCACCATTTCAGAAGGGCTGGAACCAGAGGAACTTATTCATCTCATGAATGAGTTTTTAACAGCGATGAGCGACATCGTCATGGAACATCAAGGTACGATCGACAAATACATGGGCGACGCCATGATGGCGTTTTGGAACGCGCCTAAAGATGTAGAAACGCATGAACGCGCCGCCTGCCTGGCTGCGTTGAAAATGCAAGCAGCTCTGGAACCCATCAATGAGAGCTTGAGTGAGAAAGCAAAGGAAGACGCTAAGGAGCCGGTTTTATTGCAAGCAGGAATCGGTGTAAATACCGGCCAGTGTGCGGTCGGGAATATGGGCTCACGCCAGCGCTTTGCCTATTCCACGCTGGGCGATGCCGTCAATTTGGCATCGCGCCTTGAAGGTCAGACCAAGAATTACGGCGTGCAGACTTTAATTGGCGAAGATACCTGCGCGCATGTGCCGGATCTTGCAACGCTGGAGATGGACCTGATTCAAGTCAAAGGAAAAACGCAGCCCGTGCGTGTATACGCGTTGCTCGGCGATGAGCGGATGGCAACAAGTTCTGAGTTTAGGGCATTGAAACAGCAACATATTGAGATGATTACAGCCTATCAGGCTGGAGATTTTAAAAAGGCGCAGGCTATGCTCAAAACCTGCCAAAATTTGGATATTTATAGTTTATCTGTCGCCTATGATCTTTATAAGCAGCGGATTAAAGATCTTCTAAAGAATCCGCCAAAGCAAGAGTGGACCGGTGTTTTTGAAGCCAAGACAAAATAAAGTCCGCAATCAACGGATCTAAAATTCTATTTTTCGATTCTTGATAATGAAATCTACAATCTCTTTTTCCGGCATCGGCTTCGCAAAATAATACCCTTGCGCTTTGTCACATCCCAGATCACGAAGGGCGACAGCCTCTTCCTGACTTTCAACGCCTTCTGCTATAATATCCATGTTCAGGCTCTTTCCAAGACCGATAATCGCTTTGACCAGTGCTGCCGAGCCGTTATTTGCCAGCATGTCTTTAACAAAGCTACGATCAATTTTGAGAGTATCAATCGGGAAATAATGCAGATAACTCAATGAGGAATAACCTGTTCCGAAGTCATCGATTGAAATGCTCATTCCGGCCTTTTGGCACATGGATAGGGTTTCTTTGGCATTATCCGGTTGGCCCATCAGCAGCCGCTCAGTGATTTCCAGATGCACCTGCGACGCACTGACGTCACTGAGGCTGATTGTTTCATAAACACTGTCAACAAAATCATCCGCAGCAAAATCCCTACCGGAGAAGTTTACGCTCATAAAAAGCTCATGGTCATATCCCGCGCGGTTTTCAATGCGTGATAAAGCCATCAGCGATTCTTTCAGCGCCCAGGCTGAAGCTTTGACGATCAGGCCGCTATCTTCAATGATAGGGATAAATACCGCAGGCGAGATGAAGCCCTTTTCAGGATGTTCCCAACGCATAAGCGCTTCAAAACCTGCGATTTTACCGCTATCCAGCATAATAACAGGTTGGTAATATAGTGAAATTTCATGACGTTTAAGAGCGGATTCAAAATCGTTGGTGATTTTAATCGTTTCAACAGCGCTGGAACCTTCCGCATAAGTAAGTTCCAAATCCTCTGCCGCGTTGAGCTTCGGCGGCTCTCCAGTTATTTCAGAGCGTTGAAGCATATCCCGGTAGCGGGCGAGGATGACTTTTGTCATCATATGCAAGATAGGGTCGGCATTTTCAAGCCGCAATGCGAAATCCTCTTTGGTAATCTCAAGAAGCTCGCAATCTTCCGTCGCGCGCACAGTGGCTGTGCGCGGGGCATCGTCCAAAATGGCCATTTCGCCAATCATAGCCCCCGGTCCGCGCGAACCCACATATTGAGTATCGCCGTTACGGGTTTCTATCAGGATTTCTACACGGCCTGTTTTAATGATATAGGCGCATTTCCCCGCGTCGCCCTGACGCATAATAACTTCGCCGGATTGAAAGGATTTCTTATGTTCGTCTTTATGCATGCAATTAAGGCTTAAGCTCTGATTCTTGAATACACTTAGTCTGGTACGCTTGCCGAAGAAAATCAATGCTCAAATCGCCGGGCGGATGTATAAAAGAAGTGCTTGACAAGCAGGGGGGCAGTTCATTATTGTCCGCCAGTCGCTGAACACGAAGGGCCAGAGCCATGAAAGTCACAAATTCGCTGAAAACGCTTAAGACAAGAGATCGCAATAACCGCGTAATTCGCCGTCGCGGGCGCACATACGTGATCAACAAGAAAAACCCGCGCATGAAGGCGCGCCAGGGCTAGTCGTCGCTGCGTTCTTGCAGATTCTAAAACAAATGTTGAAATCTTTTAGAATGCACCCAATCTCGTGGTGCATTTGCTTTTTGTGTCTGATATAACCATCGCAATCAATGTAACACTCAGAAGTAAAGAACTGTATGTTTTCCGGTCTCTTTGGATTTATGTCCGCCGATATGGCGATCGATTTGGGAACAGCCAATACACTGGTCTATGTGAAAGATCAGGGTATTGTGCTCAATGAGCCCTCTGTTGTGGCTATTGAGATGCATTATGGTAAGAAAAATGTGCTGGCCGTGGGCAATGAGGCCAAACAAATGCTGGGTCGCACGCCGGGCAGTATCTCTGCAACGCGCCCTTTGCGCGACGGCGTGATTGCCGATTTTGAAGTCACCGAAGCGATGATCAAATATTTCATTCGCAAAGTGCATAACCGCCGCTCCTTTGTCTCTCCCAAAATGGTGATTTGTGTGCCATCCGGCTCTACGGCTGTCGAACAGCGCGCCATTATTGAATCCGCCGAAAGTGCTGGAGCTCGGCGCGTGGAACTCATTGAAGAGCCAATGGCCGCCGCAATCGGCGCTGGCCTGCCCGTAACAGAGCCTTCAGGGTCCATGGTTGTGGATATTGGAGGCGGCACCACAGAAGTGGCCGTGATCTCTTTGGGAGGCATTGTCTATGCTCGATCAGTGCGCGTGGGCGGAGACAAGATGGATGAGGCGATTATCGCCTATATCCGCCGCGTCCATAACCTGTTGATCGGAGAAAGCACCGCCGAGCGCATTAAAAAGGAAATCGGCAGCGCCTGCCCGCCCGCTGACGGGGAAGGGCGCAGGATGGAAATCCGTGGCCGCGACTTGATGAACGGCGTACCAAAGGAAATTATCGTCACCGAACGTCAGGTTTCCGAAGCATTGGCCGAGCCGGTCGGGCAAATTATCGAAGGCGTGAAGGTTGCTCTTGAGCATACCGCGCCCGAACTGGCCGCTGACATTGTCGATAAAGGGATCGTTATGACCGGTGGCGGCTCGTTACTCACCAATCTCGACTTCGTCCTGCGTCATGCCACCGGCCTGGCCGTAACCTTGGCCGATGACCCTCTATCGTGCGTGGCGCTGGGCACAGGCCACGCGCTCGAAGAGCCAAAAATCCTGCGTAACGTGCTGATTGGATCGTATTAACCTGTGATTTGAAACGGGTCTGTAAATATTCTTCTCTATCTTATTTGTTTATAAACACTCTAAACATTAACTCTTAAATACTTTAGCCCCTATATTTTTAAGTCACACCCCTTCTTTGTGCTTTCATTCGGACTTCTTTAATATATTGTAGCGTATCCTTAGGGTATTAGAGGAAACTAATTTATTTTAATGGGCAACACGCAAAACAATATACCTGAACTTGAGGAGCGCTTTCGTGAGCCGGAGGGCTGGCGATGGCACAGTTTTGTTCATAATGGGCATCGTTTGCGCTTTGGGTCGGCTTTCCCGAAAGACAGTATTCCCGATGCTGTGGTTGTCTGCTTGCCGGGATTAAGCGAATTTGGTGAAAAATATTTTGAAATCGCGCGCTATTGCCTGGATAAAAATCTGGCCTTTTGGGTTTTGGACTGGAGAGGCCAAGGCCGATCGGATCGCTATTTTGAGAACTCTCAAAAACGCCACAGCTACGGCTTTCAAAACGATGTTGAGGATTTGCAGGCCTTTATTATGGGCTATATAAAGCATTCCAGTGTTCATCCTGATAAGGGCCGTATTCCACTGGCCATGTTGGCTCATTCTATGGGAGCCAATATCGGGCTACATTATATAAAGCAGCATCCTGAAGTTTTTGAATGCGCTGCATTTTCTGCACCCCTTTTTGGTATGAAAGCATGCGAAAAAATGCCCAAGCGTTTGCCGCTGCCTTTAAGCTTCATTCTACAACTCTTTATGCCATACAATTATGCACCCGGTGAAAAGAACTGGAGTCCCTCTACGCGTCCCTGCGATGGTTCTGACGCAATGTCTAGTGACCCGGTGCGCGTAGATATTCATCGCAAGTGGTTTGAGGCAGATCCATCCTTGCAAGTTGGCGGCGTTACATATGGCTGGGTGTATCAAGCAGTTAAATCGAGCGCCTATCTCGCCAATAAGCTTTTTGCCAAAGGTATCCATACGCCTTGCCTTATGGCATTAGCGGGCTGCGAAACACTAGTCAATAACACCAAAGCACGCCATGTCGCGCGCAGTCTTCCCCACTGCGAACTTCTTGAATTTGAAGACGCCAAGCATGAGATTTTGATGGAAAGAGATGAATTTAGAAACGCTTACCTTGAAAAATTTTACGGCCTTATCAAAGAAAATATCATTGATCGCCCTAAGAGCTTGAAACCATTTTAATAAGCAGGCAAAGTGGTTAAAATTACTCAGGAGAAAACCAAGAAATGGAAAAAGACGATAAAGACGTCATCAGGCTGAGCGACCGTATTCTATCCGCTTTAGAACTGGCTCTGGAACAAAATGATCTGAAAATTTCAGAACTTTTAACGCGTGCGCTTGAACAGGCAATGACCCGTAACACAGGCGGCGGCGAGTTTATTGAGCGCCGGGATTATCCTCCCGAGATTGAACGCGCAATGGATAAACTCTGTTCTCTGCGCGATCAAAATGACGGCATCTAACTGCCGATCAGTGCGCACCATTCTTCTTCGGAAAGGACCTCTACGCCGAGGTCCTTTGCTTTTTTCAGCTTCGAGCCTGCATCCGCACCAGCCACAACGTAGTCTGTTTTCTTTGAAACGGACCCTGCAACCTTTGCACCAAGGCTTTCAGCGCGAGCTTTAGCTTCAGGACGGGTCATGGTGGTGAGCGCACCAGTAAAAACTACGGTCTTTCCCGCGACTGGACTATCACTGATTTGCGGTGCTTGGTAGGGCATAATTTCCAATAGCATGGCCAAATCCGTCAGCACTGCCTGATTATGCTCTTCAGCGAAAAAACCTAGTAGATCGTCTGCTACGGCCGGACCAATATCTTCGATATTCAGCAGCTCCGCATAGGCTTCGCTTTCATGGTCCTGCGCCAAGGCCATCATGGTTTTCAAGTTTTTCAAATCACCATAATTGGCAGCCAGCCTTTTGGCGGTGGC
It contains:
- a CDS encoding EAL domain-containing protein, whose protein sequence is MHKDEHKKSFQSGEVIMRQGDAGKCAYIIKTGRVEILIETRNGDTQYVGSRGPGAMIGEMAILDDAPRTATVRATEDCELLEITKEDFALRLENADPILHMMTKVILARYRDMLQRSEITGEPPKLNAAEDLELTYAEGSSAVETIKITNDFESALKRHEISLYYQPVIMLDSGKIAGFEALMRWEHPEKGFISPAVFIPIIEDSGLIVKASAWALKESLMALSRIENRAGYDHELFMSVNFSGRDFAADDFVDSVYETISLSDVSASQVHLEITERLLMGQPDNAKETLSMCQKAGMSISIDDFGTGYSSLSYLHYFPIDTLKIDRSFVKDMLANNGSAALVKAIIGLGKSLNMDIIAEGVESQEEAVALRDLGCDKAQGYYFAKPMPEKEIVDFIIKNRKIEF
- the rpmJ gene encoding 50S ribosomal protein L36, translated to MKVTNSLKTLKTRDRNNRVIRRRGRTYVINKKNPRMKARQG
- a CDS encoding rod shape-determining protein yields the protein MFSGLFGFMSADMAIDLGTANTLVYVKDQGIVLNEPSVVAIEMHYGKKNVLAVGNEAKQMLGRTPGSISATRPLRDGVIADFEVTEAMIKYFIRKVHNRRSFVSPKMVICVPSGSTAVEQRAIIESAESAGARRVELIEEPMAAAIGAGLPVTEPSGSMVVDIGGGTTEVAVISLGGIVYARSVRVGGDKMDEAIIAYIRRVHNLLIGESTAERIKKEIGSACPPADGEGRRMEIRGRDLMNGVPKEIIVTERQVSEALAEPVGQIIEGVKVALEHTAPELAADIVDKGIVMTGGGSLLTNLDFVLRHATGLAVTLADDPLSCVALGTGHALEEPKILRNVLIGSY
- a CDS encoding alpha/beta hydrolase, with amino-acid sequence MGNTQNNIPELEERFREPEGWRWHSFVHNGHRLRFGSAFPKDSIPDAVVVCLPGLSEFGEKYFEIARYCLDKNLAFWVLDWRGQGRSDRYFENSQKRHSYGFQNDVEDLQAFIMGYIKHSSVHPDKGRIPLAMLAHSMGANIGLHYIKQHPEVFECAAFSAPLFGMKACEKMPKRLPLPLSFILQLFMPYNYAPGEKNWSPSTRPCDGSDAMSSDPVRVDIHRKWFEADPSLQVGGVTYGWVYQAVKSSAYLANKLFAKGIHTPCLMALAGCETLVNNTKARHVARSLPHCELLEFEDAKHEILMERDEFRNAYLEKFYGLIKENIIDRPKSLKPF